A stretch of Sinorhizobium meliloti DNA encodes these proteins:
- a CDS encoding Gfo/Idh/MocA family protein, translating into MPRLGIILHGVTGRMGYNQHLVRSILAIRDRGGITLQSGERLEIDPIIVGRNRDKMEQLAKRHDIARWSTDLDAALADPNDQIFFDAGTTLMRAELIGRALDAGKHVYCEKPISDDLRTAVKLARKARASGLKHGVVQDKLFLPGLRKLALLRDSGFFGKILSVRGEFGYWVFEGDWGVPAQRPSWNYRKKDGGGIILDMLCHWRYVLDNLFGEVKAVSCLGATHIPSRIDEQGRAYDCDTDDAAYATFELEGGIVAHINSSWAVRVRRDDLVTFQVDGTHGSAVAGLTKCWTQHRVNTPKPVWNPDQPQTIDFYRTWDEVPDTQAFDNGFKAQWEMFLRHVAEDGPWPHGLEAGAKGVQLAELGLKSWAERRWLDVPELEL; encoded by the coding sequence ATGCCGCGTTTGGGTATAATATTGCACGGTGTCACCGGCCGCATGGGATACAACCAGCACCTGGTGCGTTCGATCCTGGCCATCCGTGATCGGGGCGGGATCACGCTCCAGTCGGGCGAAAGGCTGGAGATCGATCCGATCATCGTCGGCCGCAATCGCGACAAGATGGAGCAATTGGCCAAGCGCCATGATATTGCCCGCTGGTCGACCGATCTCGACGCGGCGCTTGCCGATCCGAACGACCAGATCTTCTTCGATGCCGGCACGACGCTGATGCGTGCCGAGCTCATCGGCCGCGCGCTCGACGCCGGCAAGCACGTCTATTGCGAGAAGCCGATCTCCGATGATCTGAGGACGGCGGTCAAACTGGCGCGGAAGGCGCGCGCCTCCGGGCTCAAGCATGGGGTCGTTCAGGACAAGCTGTTCCTGCCCGGCCTTCGCAAACTGGCCCTGCTGAGGGATTCAGGCTTCTTCGGCAAGATCCTCTCGGTGCGTGGCGAGTTCGGCTACTGGGTGTTCGAAGGCGATTGGGGCGTTCCGGCCCAGCGGCCCTCATGGAACTACCGGAAAAAGGACGGCGGCGGCATCATCCTCGACATGCTCTGCCACTGGCGCTACGTGCTCGACAATCTCTTCGGGGAAGTGAAGGCGGTCTCCTGCCTCGGCGCGACCCATATCCCAAGCCGCATCGACGAACAGGGTCGCGCCTACGACTGCGACACCGACGACGCGGCCTACGCCACCTTCGAACTCGAGGGCGGCATCGTCGCGCATATCAATTCCTCCTGGGCGGTGCGCGTGCGGCGCGACGATCTGGTGACGTTTCAGGTCGACGGAACCCATGGTTCCGCTGTCGCCGGGCTCACGAAGTGCTGGACGCAGCACCGCGTCAATACCCCGAAACCGGTCTGGAATCCCGATCAGCCGCAGACGATCGATTTCTACAGGACCTGGGACGAGGTGCCGGATACGCAGGCCTTCGACAACGGCTTCAAGGCGCAGTGGGAAATGTTCCTGCGCCACGTGGCGGAGGACGGTCCCTGGCCCCACGGGCTCGAGGCCGGCGCCAAGGGCGTGCAGCTTGCGGAACTCGGCCTCAAATCCTGGGCGGAGCGCCGCTGGCTCGACGTTCCGGAATTGGAGCTCTGA